DNA sequence from the Devosia lacusdianchii genome:
TGGTATGGCGATTTCCACGTGCTGCGCGACATCAACCTCAGGGTCATGCGCGGCGAGCGTATTGTCATCGCCGGCCCCTCGGGCTCGGGCAAATCCACGCTGATCCGTTGCATCAACCGGCTCGAAGAGCATCAGGAAGGTCAGATTATCGTCAACGGCACGGAGCTGACCGCTGACCTTAAGCGCATTGACGAAGTGCGCCGTGAAGTCGGCATGGTGTTCCAGCACTTCAACCTGTTCCCGCACCTGACCATCCTGCAAAACCTCACGCTCGCCCCCATCTGGGTGCGCGGCATCCCCAAGGCGGAAGCCGAGGCGACAGCCATGCATTATCTAGAGCGGGTCAAGATCCCGGAGCAGGCCAACAAGTTCCCCGGACAGCTTTCCGGCGGCCAGCAGCAGCGCGTGGCGATCGCCCGCTCGCTGTGCATGCAGCCGCGCATCATGCTGTTTGACGAACCCACCTCGGCGCTGGACCCGGAAATGGTCAAGGAAGTGCTCGAAGTGATGATCAGCCTCGCCGAAGACGGCATGACCATGATCTGCGTGACCCACGAAATGGGCTTTGCCCGCCAGGTTGCCAACCGCGTCATCTTCATGGACCAGGGGCAGATCGTCGAGCAGAACGATCCAGAGCAGTTCTTCTCCAACCCGCAGCATGAGCGCACCAAGCTCTTCCTCAGCCAGATTCTGCACTGAGTTCGCATCCCGATTGCCCTGTCGAAAACGGCAGGGCAATCGGCCGCTTGGCTTGACCGCGAGGGGCAGCGGGCCAATATGCTGTGGCGAGCAAGGAAGCCCGGCGTTTTGACCAGATTTTTCAAGCGATTGCTTACTGCGGCAGCGGGCGCTGCCTGTGCGCTGGCGCTCACCGCTGCGCCGGTGATGGCGCAATCGACCCTCGATATTGTGCGTGAACGCGGCTTCCTGATCTGTGGCGCCACCAATCCGTTGCCCGGTTTTGCCCAGCAGGATGCCGAAGGCCGCTGGTCCGGCTTCGACGTCGATCTTTGTCGCGGTATCGCGGCCGCGGTGTTTGGCGACAGCGATCCAAAGCGCATCGAGTTCCGCGCGCTGCGCGGCGAGACCCGCTTTGCGCCACTCCAGACCGGCACGGTCGACGTTCTCACCCGCAACGGTCCCTGGACCGAGCGCCGCGATACGCTCTACGGCGCTAGCTATGTCGGCACGGCCTTCTTCGACGGCCAGGCATTCCTCGTGCCGCAATCGCTGGGCGTCGTTTCCGCCTTCGAGTTAGATGACATCAGCGTCTGCATCATCGATGGCGGCGAAGAACTCGAGCGCATGCAAGAATTCTTCTTCGCCAATCAGGCCAGCTACACCGAAGTGCCCTACGAAGATGTGGCCGACCTTGCCGTCGCCTATCAGGCCGGCCTCTGCCAGGCTGTCTCCGCCTCAGGCCGGCAGCTCCAGGCCATCCGACGCGCGCTGCCCGATCCGGCGGCCCACCGCATCCTGCCCGAGCGCATCTCCAAGGAGCTGATGGGCCCGGTCGTGCGTGAAGGCGACCAGCAATGGTTCAATATTGTCCGCTGGACGCTCTACGCTCTCGTCAACGCCGAGGAGGGCGGCGTCACCTCGCTCAACACCGAGTCGCTGGCCGCAACCCGCACCCCGGCCATCCGCCGTCTGCTCGGCGTCGAGGGCGATTTCGGCACCCCCTTGGGCCTCAAGCGAACCTTCATGGCCGACGTCATCCGCACCATTGGCAACTATGCCGAGCTTTACGATCGACACTTCGGTCCGCAGACGGGCGCTGCTCTGCTGCGCGGGCCCAATGCCCTATGGACCAATGGCGGCCTGCTCTACGCACCGCCCGTCCTTTAGCGGAATCTAATCGGCAAATACCAGGCTTACGCGCCTGTTTTGCTTGCCCTTTTTCTCGATCTTGCCCAGCGCCAAGCGGCCGATTTCGCTGGTATTGCGCACATGCGTTCCGCCGCAGGGCTGCAGGTCGATTGCCCCGATGCGGATCAGCCGAACCCGGCCCTGGCCCATGGGTGGCTTGACGTTCATAGTCTTGATAAGGTCGGGATTGGCGGCCATCTCCGCATCGGTGATCCACTCCTGGGTCACTTCGTGTTTGCCGGCAACCATGGCGTTGAGCTCGGCCTCCAATGCCGCCAGATCCTCCGGCACTTCGGGCATGTCGAAGTCCAGCCTTCCTTTGTCCTCACCCACCGAACCGCCAGTTACCGGGAACGGAAACACCACCGACAACAGATGCAGCGCTGTATGCATGCGCATCAGCTTGTAGCGGCGCTCCCAATCGATCCGGGCAACGACGGATTCGCCAACGGCAGGCAACCGCGAGCCCTCGACCGGCACATGCGCGACCTGCGTCTTGTCGCCGTCGGGGTGGATGGTCGTGGCGATGATGATCGTCGACCCATCGGCTAGTTCGATCTGGCCATTGTCACCCGGCTGCCCGCCCGAAGCGGCGTAGAACACCGTCTTGTCGAGCACGAACCCACCCTCCGCTGTCACTGCGGTTACCGTGGCAGGTGTCGATTGCAGATAGCTGTCGTCGCGAAACAGGAATTCGGTCATAAAAAAACTCAGAGAAGGGGAGAAAGCAGGCGCGCGGCCTGCGTCATGAAACGGAGGGGCAGGGTGCGGGTCCTGACCTCTTCGATGCTCACCTGACGGCAGCTTTTGAAGTCCTCGATCAGCATCGCCTCCACTGCATCGATGGTCTTCTTATCGGTGAACCACAGCGTGATCTCGAAGTTGATCGCGAAGGACCGGTTGTCGAAGTTGACGCTGCCGATAGAGGCGATCTGGTCGTCCATCAGCACCACCTTCTGGTGCAGGAACCCGTCCTGATAGCGGTGAATTTCCACCCCGTGCTCGATCATCGCATCGGCATGGGCGATGCTGGCCAGCCAGACCAGCTTGTGATCGGGCTCGTCGGGCAACATGACGCGCACATCGACGCCGCGCAGCTTGGCCGCGAACAGCGCCGTCCGGATGTCGGTATCCGGCACGAAATAGGGACTGACAATCCACAGCCGCTCGCGCGCCCGGCCGATGATATCGGTGAAGGCGATCGCGCATTCCTCAAGCTTGTCGGCCGGACCACTGCCCATCACCAGCACCGACTGGTCGCCGGGTGTCGCCACGGTCTCGGGGGGCGTCGCCGGCAGCGTCTCGCCCGTCGCCCATTCCCAATCCTCGCGGAACAGCAGGGCGCAGCCGAGCGCAGCCGGTCCGGAAACACGCACATGGGTATCGCGCCAGCGACCGAAGCGTGGATTCTCGCCCAGATACTCCACGCCCACATTGTGCCCGCCGACCCAGGCATGCTCGCCATCCACCACCACGATCTTGCGATGGTTGCGGTAGTTGATGCGGCTTGGGCCATAGACGCGCAGGAACTTGTGGCGCTGGTTGAACCCCGCCACCTTGATTCCGGCTTCGCGCAATTGCGTGCGGTAGCGCTTTGGCATGCCGGTGCTGCCGATATCGTCATAGAGCAGGTAGACGCTCACGCCGGCCCTTGCCCGTTCGATTAGGCGCTCGGCTAGTTCCTTGCCCAGCGCATCGTCGCGGACGATGTAGAACTGCACCAGCAGGTAGTCCTTGGCCTTGGCAATGCCCTCGAAGATCGAATCGAACGTGGCGCGCCCGTCCACCAGCAGCTCCACCGCGTTGCCGTTGAGGAACGGTACCTCGGAGACCTTGGTCTGCACCGGCCACAAGTGGCTAGTCTCCCGGTCGATCAACGCCAAATCCTTTGCGCGTAGCGGGCGGGCGGCGCGACCATTCCGTATCCGGTCGGTCGCATAGTCGTCGAAGGCCTTCCAGCCGAAGATCAGATAGAGAAACGCCGTGGGAAACGGCAGCAATCCCAGCGACAGTAGCCAGGCGATGGAACCCTGCGACGTTCGAGAATTCATGATCTCACGCACGGCGCAGATAAAGGCCAGCAGATAGATCGCCGCCGTGATGGCCGCGACAATGTGAAAGTCGGCGATGATCGCCCTGAGAATATCGTCGATGCCGACCAAAACGCCGCCCCACAACCAGAGCCGGCACTGTATCAGCCGCGCGTCGTCCGACAATGCCATTGGTTGACATCCATCGCGCGAAAGCTAGTCTCTCGTCATGGCTCGTGCAGCCAGCCGCTCGCGCCCGCAAGGGACGGTGAATGCACGACGATCGCTGGTTTGACCCTCTGGACGGGCAAGCCGTCAGCAATGCGAGCACTGACCAATAAATTGCCCGGCGGAGAAGGATCGAACCATGCATGGCTTCATGGATTCAAAGCTCATGGCCAAACTGCTGCGGCAAGGTTTGGCCGAGCGCGGCGTAGACTTGTCGCACAGCGACTGTCTTGAATTGGTGGCACGCCAGTTTGGCGTGGCCAACTGGAACATCCTGAGCGCAAGGATAGAAGCTGGCGCAAGCGCATCTGATGGCGAGGTGCCAAGAGGCTGGATCAGAACCGGCAACAACGCGAAATTCTACCGGACTGGCCTCGATGCATCCCTCGACGCGGCCTGGGTCGAGAGCAAGCCGGAACTCGTGGACACGATCGGCCATGGTGACTTCTGCACCCTGATGCAGACCGTCGACGCCGCGGCATATCGTGCACGCAGCGTGCGAGTTAGCAGTCAGTTGCGCGCTCTCGGCGTCGATGGCGGCGTGACGATCTGGTTTCGCATCGATGGCCCGGACGGTTCGCTGCGCTTCGAGAATTTGGAGCATAGCGAAGCCGATGGCCCGATCTCTGGCACGACGGACTGGACAGAACGAAACATCGTCCTGGACGTACCCGACGAGGCCAAGACCCTGAATTACGGCTTCTACCTAAAGGGCAATGGCAAGGGTTGGGCTCGCGGTTTTCACCTTGAGGCCGTCGATTCCAGGGTAGTCCCCAATACCAAGAATGGCGGCGTGTTGGCGCTGCCGACCAATCTCGGCTTCGTAGAACTGCGATAGGTGGAGCGAGCCGGTCTCAGACCGGCTCCGGCTCGATAATCCCAGAGATATCGATCGGCGAGCGGCCTTCCATCCACTTCGGCACCGGCAGCCCCTTGGCATGCAGGAACTCCGGATTGAATATCTTGCTGGCATAGCGGTTGCCGTAGTCGCAAAGCACCGTGACGATGGTCTTGCCCGGGCCCAGGTCGCGCGCCATGCGCACGGCTCCGGCAATGTTGATGGCGCTTGAGCCGCCCAGGCACAGTCCCTCATGCTCCAGCAGGTCGAAGATGTAGGGCAGGGCCTCGGCGTCGGAGATCTGGTAGGGATTGTCGATCTTGAGCCCTTCGAGGTTTGCCGTGATGCGCCCCTGGCCGATGCCCTCGGTGATCGAATTGCCCGACGATTTGAGTTCGCCATTGGCAAAATAGTTGTAGAGCGCCGCACCCTCAGGGTCGGCGAGGCCGATCTTGATATCGGGGTTGCGCGACCGCAGTGCCTCTGCCACCCCGGCTAGCGTACCGCCCGAGCCGACCGAGCAAATGAAACCATCAATCCTGCCGCCAGTCTGCTGCCAGATTTCTGGTCCCGTGGTTTCGATATGGGCGCGCCGGTTGGAGGTGTTGTCGAACTGGTTGGCCCAGACGGCGCCGCCCGGCAGTTCGCGGGCCAGCTTCTCGGCGAGTCGGCCTGAAATCTTGATGTAGTTATTCGGGTTCTTGTACGGCTTGGCCGGGACCTCGATCAGCTCGGCGCCATAAAGCCGTAGCGCGTCCTTCTTTTCCTGGCTTTGCGTATCGGGGATGACGATCACCGATTTGAAGCCCAGCGAATTGGCCACCAGCGTCAGCCCGATGCCGGTATTGCCCGCCGTGCCCTCAACGATCGTTCCGCCGGGCTTCAGCGCGCCGGATTTGACCGCGTCGTGGATGATGAACAGCGCTGCCCGATCCTTCACCGATTGCCCGGGATTGAGGAACTCCGCCTTGCCCCAGATGTCGCATCCCGTCAGTTCGGAGACGCGGTTGAGGCGGATAAGCGGCGTATTGCCGATAGCGGAGATGAGGTCTTCGTGCTTGGCCATGGATCGATCTGCAAGGGCTGTGAGGGACTTATGGTAGGTGTGCGCACCCGCCGCCGCAAGCCGCTACCGGCCATCCCGGCACGGCTTTTCCCGGTTGGCAGGGCCAGCGCAACGCCTGTGCGCCAGCAGCCGAACGCCGGAATTTCATTCCGTCAGAGCACCGATGCTGCATCCAGCGCACGGGATCGTGACGCCTTGAGGTCGACAATCGGCAGGGGATAGGTCTCGCCCAACACGACATCGGCGTCAGCCAACACCTCTTTAGGTGCGTCGGCGGGCTTGTGTATCCAGGCACTCGGCAGCTTCGCCAGCTCCGGAACCCATCGGCGCACATAGTCGCCGTCCGCGTCGAACCTTTCTCCCTGCGTCACCGGGTTGAAGATACGGAAATAAGGAGCGGCATCGAGCCCGCAACCGGCCACCCATTGCCAGCTTGCCGGGTTGTTCGCCACGTCGGCATCGACCAGGCAATCCCAGAACCATTCTTCGCCTTTACGCCAGTCGATCAGCAGGTTCTTGGTCAGCAGGGACGCAACCAGCATGCGCACCCGGTTCTGCATATACCCGGTCTCCCACAGCTCCCGCATACCAGCATCGATAATGGGTAGGCCGGTCCGCCCATGTTGCCAGGCCTCCAGGTCCTTCTCCGATGCCCGCCAGTTTATGCCCGCATACTTTGGCTGCATCGGCTCGGTAGTTATATCCGGCCTGTGGTAGAGCTGGTGATGGCTGAAGTCGCGCCAGGCCAGTTCGGACAGGAATTTGTCGATTGCCGGCTGCAGTTGATGATTGCCATGGGCGACGGCCATGGATGTGTGCCAGACCTGCCGCGCGCTGATCTCGCCAAAGCGCAGATGCGGCGACAAGCGCGACGTCGCTTCGCGCGCCGGAAAATCCCGGCCTGCTGGATAATTCTCCACCTGATCGTCGAGAAAGTCCGCCAAAGCCTGGCGCGCGGCCGCCTCGCCGACGGACCAATGCTGCGCCAGCTTCGCCGCCCATTTCGGCTCGATGTAGGCATCGTCTACGGCACGGGGATCGCGGCTTTCACCCGCCGCTGGGCGGTGCTTGGGCGTGGCAATGTCGTGGGTCTTGAGGGTTTTCCAGAATGGGGTGAACACCGAATAGGGCTTGCCCTGACCCGTCTGGATATCCCAGGGCTCGACCAGCACATTGCCCTCGAACGAGGCTGCGCTGATGCCACGCTCTCGTAGCCCCTCCTTGATCGCTTGATCGATCGCCCGCTCGCCCGGCGCGTAACGCCTGTTCCAGTAGACCGCTCCGGCATGGAGTTCCGCGACCAGGGCATCGACGACTTCGCGGCTGTTGCCTCGGCGCACGATCAACTCGACGCCAAGCTCGGCCAGCGACCTGTTCAATGCGACGAGGCTCTGGTGCAACCACCAGCGGGCGGCGCCTCCAGGGGGACGCACACCGGCCGTTCCCTCGTGGATGTAGAGCGCAATGACGCGCCCGCCTTCGCGCATTGCTGCGGTCAGCGCTGGGTTGTCGGCAATCCGCAGGTCATTGCGCAGCCAGACGATCGTCGTTCGAACCATGGAGCCCTCCGCTCCAAATACGCCCGGAGCGCGCAAATGGTTCAAACTATTCCATCACCTCGGCCAGATGCTCCAGTGCGGCGCTCCACGCCTCGATGGAGAAAATGCGCGATTCCGGATCGGCATGAGCCAGGCCCCGCTCGGTGATGGTAATCTGGGTCTGGTCGTCGCCGATCGCCTTGAATGCAATTTCAAGCACGAAGATCAGGTCATCGCCATCGTCCTCGTCATCCTTGTGCACCCAGGACATGACGAGCTTCTCGTTTTCGACGAACTGCAGGATTTCGCCGCTGACCGTATGATCCTCCGGATCTTCGTCGTCACCGAACGTGGTGAACTTGTATTCGCCACCTTCGAAGGCATCGAGTTCGGCCTCGTCGGCCTGCCACTGCTCGATCAGCGCCGGATCGGTCCAGGCGGAGAACACATCGGCGATATTGGCGTCGATGGTGCGCGTCAGGGTGATCTGGCTTTCGCTGTCGATGTCCATGCCGTTGCTCATGCTGGTACCTTTTCGGTTGGATGCAGTTCGTCGGTCCTGGGCAGGAAGATGGTGAGGAACCCGAGAACCGGCAGGAAAGCGCAGATGCTGAAGATACTGACGATGCCGATCTGGTCGGCGAGCGCGCCCATACCCGCCGCGCCAATGGCACCGATGCCAAAAGCAAAGCCGAACACGAAGCCGGCAATCATGCCAACCTTACCGGGCACCAGCTCCTGCGCATAGACGACGATAGCCGAGAATGCGGACGACAGGATCAATCCGACCATCACGCTGGCCGCAGCGGTACCCAACAGGTCTAGATACGGCAGGAGCAGCGTGAAGGGCAGGGCGCCAAGGATGGAAGCCCAGATGACGCTCAATCGTCCGAACCGGTCGGCCACCGGGCCGCCGAGGAGCGTGCCGGCCGCGATAGCGCCCAGGAACAGGAACAGATAGAACTGCGCGTCGCGCGCCGAGAGATCGAATTTCTCGATCAGGAAGAAGCTGTAATAGCTCTTGAGCGTCTCGATATAGATAAACTTGCTCAGCAGCAGCGCGCCGATCACAGCGAATGCGATGGTCAAGCGCCGCCGGGAGAGATTCGGTTTGTCGCTCACCCGCTTGGGCTGCGACGCCAACTGCCGCTGGTGGGCGGCATACCACCGCCCGACATAGCTCAGCAGCATGACGCCCAGTAACGCCGCCAGGACGAACCAGGCAATGCTGCTCTGCCCCAGCGGCAGCAGGATCATGGCTGCGGCCAGCGGGCCCAGGGCGGTACCGATATTACCGCCGAACTGGAACATCGACTGTGCCAGCCCGAACTTGCCGCCCGAGGCCAGCCGCGCCAGACGCGACGCCTCGGGATGGAACAGGGCCGACCCGGTGCCCATCACGACCGAGGCCAGCATGAGCAGCCAAAACCCATTGGCTGTGGCCAACATCAGCACGCCAACCGCCACGATGCTCATCGATAGCGCCAGCCAGTAGGGCTTGGGCTTGAGGTCGCCATAGAGACCGAAAGCCGGCTGCAGCAGGCATGCCGTAATCTGCTGCGCCAGCACCAGCAGGCCGATCTGCGTGTAGCTGAGGTTGTAGATGTCCTTGAGCAGCGGGAAGAGCGCCGGCAACAGGAACTGCGTGAGGTCGTTGAGCAGGTGCGCCCCGCTGACGGCCAGGATGACATTCAGGGATGTGCGCTGCGCGGCCGGGGCGGCCGCGCCGGGAAGGGCGTCCATGAAGAGAGGAGTCCAAAGCTCGAAATATGCGAACCCGTACGAGCGCCGATTGGCGCTGGCAGTGCCAGGTTATGCGGGAATGGGGCTCAAAACGAGCGCTACGAATGGCTCCGCGGGTAGGATTCGAACCTACGACCAATCGGTTAACAGCCGATTGCTCTACCACTGAGCTACCGCGGAATACCTTCGTCAGACCTTCTTGCGAAGGCGAGGTCCATGTAGCGAACTTGATTTGCTTTGCCAAGCCCCAAATCTCCCGCGTGTGAATAAGTCACGACAGTGGACGGGTAGACCGGGCGCGCCGCTCAAGTGCGATCACGTCTTCAATGGTGTTGACGTTGTGAAACGGATTGTCCGTCTGGTCCCCCGACCAGTCGACGGCCTCGGCACCGAGCAGCCTTTGCAGAGCCTTAAGGCTTGCCGGCGGGGCAGGGGCCGCCATGCGTTCGGGCAGATCGGCGATTGCCTCTATCCGCCATGCCGCATTGGGCGGATAGAAGTCGTCCTTCCACGCCGCATAGCTGGCTGGGGCTTGCGCCAGCGGTGCTACCATCCGCGCCACGAAATCAGTAGGCAGGAACGGCGTGTCCACCGCGACGGACACCAGCTCGCCGCGCACAACACCGCGCCGCCGCAGCGCAGTCACTGCAGCGGCGAGCCCGGCGAGTGGCCCGGCGCACGGAACGGGGAGATCCGGCACGGCTTCCGCGCCCTCCGGCAGGTCGGATATCGCCGAATGCGGTCCGCTCGATACCATCAGCGGGTCTGCGACTGGCCCCAGTGCTGCCGAGACCCGGTCTATCAGTCGCAAGCCGCCAATACGCAGCGAGCCCTTGCGAACGCCACCCAGGCGCTGCCCCTGCCCACCCGCAATGATCACCGCGTGGACCAGGCTCATTGCCCCTCGATATCGGGTGCGCGCGGGATACCCCAGCGCAACAGGACCAGCATGGCGATTCCTCCTACCAGCCCCCAGAACGGCGCGCCGACGCCGATGATCGTGATTCCCGAGGCCGTGGTGACAAAGGTGAAGATCGCTGGCAGCCGTGTTTCCTCCACCACCAGCGCCCCCGAAAGCGCTGCGGCAAGGCTGGAGAGCAGCGCCAGGCCGGCGACGGCCTGGATCAGTAGCGGCGGCGATGCCGCAATGAACGCTGCCGCCAAGCTCGCGGCCGGTGCCAGCAGCAGATAGACGACGCCGGCCGAGATCGGCGCCGGCCAGCGTTTGCTCTTTTCGGGATGCGCCTCGGGTCCGGCGCAGATCGCCGCGGTGATTGCCGCCAGGTTGCTGGTATGCCCGCCAAAGAATGCCGTGACGGCGCTGGCAATGCCGGTGATGACGAAGAGCGGTGCCGGAGGCAGCTCAAAGCCATTGGCCTTCATCACCGCGAGGCCCGGCAGGTTCTGCGATGCCATTGTCACCACATAGAGCGGCAGGCCGATGCGGATGATCGCATCAAGGGTGAAGACCGGCATTACCGGCACAAAGACCGGCCAACTGCCGTCCAGCGCGCCCGGCTCCAGATGCGTTGTGGTGGCCAGCAGAATGCCCGTCACCACCACCGCGATCGGCACCGCATAGCGCCGCGCAAACCGCAAGCCGATGACCCAGGCGAGCAGAATGGGCAGCGCCAGGGCCGGCATGGCTGCCACTGCGTTGATCGGCGCCAGGCAGAGCGTCAACAGCATGCCCGCCAGCATGGCATTGGCGATCGGCGCTGGAATCGCGGCCATCAGCCGGGCAAGAGGCCTGATCAATCCCGTCAGCACGATCAGCCCCGCGGCCACAAGGAACGCCCCCGCGACCGCGGGGAAGCCGCCGACCGGCTCACCAACCGTCAGGATGAACGCGACACCAGGCGTCGACCAGGCAAAACTCACCGGCACCCGAACACGCGCGCTCACCACGATGTTGAGAATGCCAATGGCGATGCACACCGACATGAGGCCCGAACCGGCCTGCTGCGGTGAGGCGCCGGTCGCCGTCAGTGCGGCCAGCACCAGCGTAAACGTGCTGGCATAGCCAACGACCGCCGCAAGCGCACCCGCCATGATCGGCTGAAAATACTCGCGCTGCCCCGGCGCGGCGGACAAGGCTTGTGCCAAGACGATTCCCCCTGATGCGAGCGCAGACTATGCAAGCCCGGGGTCGGGGTGAAGCGCAAAAGCCGCCTCGGCCGCCCCGGCGTCGACCGCCCCGTCGGCGCGTCGTCATAATTCAGAAAATTCACCGTCGATTAGGGAGGGTCTTGCATAAGCAATGTCCGTCCAATAGTTACTGCGGACGTGAGGCCACGTGGCGGAGTGGTGACGCAGCGGATTGCAAATCCGCGTACTCCGGTTCAATTCCGGACGTGGCCTCCAATGATTTCACCCACAAATTCATATGATTACCACCAGCCGCCCGCTGTGGGGCGGTCTTGTCGTTTGCTCACTTTCTGTATTTTCAAGCCTCGTCTCGTCCAGCGATGACGAGCAAGCGACCCCGCGATCACTAACACCGGACTACTGGGCAACCATGTCTGCCGGGAGCCGTTCTCGATTTGGGCGGTAAGCCCCAGAAAGAGGAGAAGCCTATGTCCAGAACCATACTTTCAGCATCCGTTGCTGTGCTGATGCTCAGCCTGTCCCCGGCCGTTTTCGCGCAGGAAATGACGCTCATGGGCACGCCGGTGCCCGCCGATCAGGTCGAGCGTATTCAGGCGCAGTGCGACACGCTCGCGGCCGAAACCGGCATGGGCGCGGGAACCAGCACCGATACTTCCAGCCCCGAAAGCGACGATACCGAGGCCAGCCCGTCAGGTGACGCGGGTGGAGGCGAGGTCGACTTTGCAACCCTGGATATGGCCACGATCACGATTGAGGCCTGTCGCGACGGCGGCTTTACGCCAGCGGCAAACTAGAAGGGCTGGCGCCTCGACAGCTTTGCCGGGGCGCCTCACCTTCGGGGCCTCTTGCCCCTCTCTGGCCGCTGACATATGAGCTATGCGCAGCTCTTTTTGTCGCGGCACACCAAGCCGTCTTGCCAAATGCACGCCGCCGAGGATATTCACGTCCAGCAT
Encoded proteins:
- a CDS encoding amino acid ABC transporter ATP-binding protein, with amino-acid sequence MSQVSETTVDRDIDTSAMQVSKTDVAIDVIGMHKWYGDFHVLRDINLRVMRGERIVIAGPSGSGKSTLIRCINRLEEHQEGQIIVNGTELTADLKRIDEVRREVGMVFQHFNLFPHLTILQNLTLAPIWVRGIPKAEAEATAMHYLERVKIPEQANKFPGQLSGGQQQRVAIARSLCMQPRIMLFDEPTSALDPEMVKEVLEVMISLAEDGMTMICVTHEMGFARQVANRVIFMDQGQIVEQNDPEQFFSNPQHERTKLFLSQILH
- a CDS encoding transporter substrate-binding domain-containing protein — protein: MTRFFKRLLTAAAGAACALALTAAPVMAQSTLDIVRERGFLICGATNPLPGFAQQDAEGRWSGFDVDLCRGIAAAVFGDSDPKRIEFRALRGETRFAPLQTGTVDVLTRNGPWTERRDTLYGASYVGTAFFDGQAFLVPQSLGVVSAFELDDISVCIIDGGEELERMQEFFFANQASYTEVPYEDVADLAVAYQAGLCQAVSASGRQLQAIRRALPDPAAHRILPERISKELMGPVVREGDQQWFNIVRWTLYALVNAEEGGVTSLNTESLAATRTPAIRRLLGVEGDFGTPLGLKRTFMADVIRTIGNYAELYDRHFGPQTGAALLRGPNALWTNGGLLYAPPVL
- a CDS encoding alanyl-tRNA editing protein → MTEFLFRDDSYLQSTPATVTAVTAEGGFVLDKTVFYAASGGQPGDNGQIELADGSTIIIATTIHPDGDKTQVAHVPVEGSRLPAVGESVVARIDWERRYKLMRMHTALHLLSVVFPFPVTGGSVGEDKGRLDFDMPEVPEDLAALEAELNAMVAGKHEVTQEWITDAEMAANPDLIKTMNVKPPMGQGRVRLIRIGAIDLQPCGGTHVRNTSEIGRLALGKIEKKGKQNRRVSLVFAD
- the cls gene encoding cardiolipin synthase, whose amino-acid sequence is MALSDDARLIQCRLWLWGGVLVGIDDILRAIIADFHIVAAITAAIYLLAFICAVREIMNSRTSQGSIAWLLSLGLLPFPTAFLYLIFGWKAFDDYATDRIRNGRAARPLRAKDLALIDRETSHLWPVQTKVSEVPFLNGNAVELLVDGRATFDSIFEGIAKAKDYLLVQFYIVRDDALGKELAERLIERARAGVSVYLLYDDIGSTGMPKRYRTQLREAGIKVAGFNQRHKFLRVYGPSRINYRNHRKIVVVDGEHAWVGGHNVGVEYLGENPRFGRWRDTHVRVSGPAALGCALLFREDWEWATGETLPATPPETVATPGDQSVLVMGSGPADKLEECAIAFTDIIGRARERLWIVSPYFVPDTDIRTALFAAKLRGVDVRVMLPDEPDHKLVWLASIAHADAMIEHGVEIHRYQDGFLHQKVVLMDDQIASIGSVNFDNRSFAINFEITLWFTDKKTIDAVEAMLIEDFKSCRQVSIEEVRTRTLPLRFMTQAARLLSPLL
- a CDS encoding cysteine synthase A, with protein sequence MAKHEDLISAIGNTPLIRLNRVSELTGCDIWGKAEFLNPGQSVKDRAALFIIHDAVKSGALKPGGTIVEGTAGNTGIGLTLVANSLGFKSVIVIPDTQSQEKKDALRLYGAELIEVPAKPYKNPNNYIKISGRLAEKLARELPGGAVWANQFDNTSNRRAHIETTGPEIWQQTGGRIDGFICSVGSGGTLAGVAEALRSRNPDIKIGLADPEGAALYNYFANGELKSSGNSITEGIGQGRITANLEGLKIDNPYQISDAEALPYIFDLLEHEGLCLGGSSAINIAGAVRMARDLGPGKTIVTVLCDYGNRYASKIFNPEFLHAKGLPVPKWMEGRSPIDISGIIEPEPV
- a CDS encoding cryptochrome/photolyase family protein, which gives rise to MVRTTIVWLRNDLRIADNPALTAAMREGGRVIALYIHEGTAGVRPPGGAARWWLHQSLVALNRSLAELGVELIVRRGNSREVVDALVAELHAGAVYWNRRYAPGERAIDQAIKEGLRERGISAASFEGNVLVEPWDIQTGQGKPYSVFTPFWKTLKTHDIATPKHRPAAGESRDPRAVDDAYIEPKWAAKLAQHWSVGEAAARQALADFLDDQVENYPAGRDFPAREATSRLSPHLRFGEISARQVWHTSMAVAHGNHQLQPAIDKFLSELAWRDFSHHQLYHRPDITTEPMQPKYAGINWRASEKDLEAWQHGRTGLPIIDAGMRELWETGYMQNRVRMLVASLLTKNLLIDWRKGEEWFWDCLVDADVANNPASWQWVAGCGLDAAPYFRIFNPVTQGERFDADGDYVRRWVPELAKLPSAWIHKPADAPKEVLADADVVLGETYPLPIVDLKASRSRALDAASVL
- a CDS encoding SRPBCC family protein; translated protein: MSNGMDIDSESQITLTRTIDANIADVFSAWTDPALIEQWQADEAELDAFEGGEYKFTTFGDDEDPEDHTVSGEILQFVENEKLVMSWVHKDDEDDGDDLIFVLEIAFKAIGDDQTQITITERGLAHADPESRIFSIEAWSAALEHLAEVME
- a CDS encoding MFS transporter; the protein is MDALPGAAAPAAQRTSLNVILAVSGAHLLNDLTQFLLPALFPLLKDIYNLSYTQIGLLVLAQQITACLLQPAFGLYGDLKPKPYWLALSMSIVAVGVLMLATANGFWLLMLASVVMGTGSALFHPEASRLARLASGGKFGLAQSMFQFGGNIGTALGPLAAAMILLPLGQSSIAWFVLAALLGVMLLSYVGRWYAAHQRQLASQPKRVSDKPNLSRRRLTIAFAVIGALLLSKFIYIETLKSYYSFFLIEKFDLSARDAQFYLFLFLGAIAAGTLLGGPVADRFGRLSVIWASILGALPFTLLLPYLDLLGTAAASVMVGLILSSAFSAIVVYAQELVPGKVGMIAGFVFGFAFGIGAIGAAGMGALADQIGIVSIFSICAFLPVLGFLTIFLPRTDELHPTEKVPA
- the mobA gene encoding molybdenum cofactor guanylyltransferase; this encodes MSLVHAVIIAGGQGQRLGGVRKGSLRIGGLRLIDRVSAALGPVADPLMVSSGPHSAISDLPEGAEAVPDLPVPCAGPLAGLAAAVTALRRRGVVRGELVSVAVDTPFLPTDFVARMVAPLAQAPASYAAWKDDFYPPNAAWRIEAIADLPERMAAPAPPASLKALQRLLGAEAVDWSGDQTDNPFHNVNTIEDVIALERRARSTRPLS